The following proteins are encoded in a genomic region of Pelodictyon phaeoclathratiforme BU-1:
- a CDS encoding IS1634-like element ISPph1 family transposase: protein MYVDSSKTTINGKTYQRHLFRESYREDGKVKNRTLGKISKCSEGEIAAIKLALKYKDNLAALLHIEDVELHEGLRVGVVYALKTLAERLGISKTLGNTRQGKLALWQIMARLIGQGSRLGAVRMAARYGACDVLELERFTEDDLYANLAWLTEHQERIEQQLFKHNSAGAGPELLLYDVTSSYLEGMENVLAAFGYNRDGKKGKKQIVIGLLCTADGDPVAVRVFAGNTGDKSTVAEQIRTIANTFGIEEVTMVGDKGMIKTPQAKELTDAGFHYITSLSKPEIRTLLKAEVLQMDFFDSELYEVENKTDGVRYVLRRNPVREAEMAKNRQERVKKIQRYVDEKNSYLAGSLKRDKDVAERSLQKKISQYKLNDVLELTHQERVFTVTVNEEILKGVALLDGCYVIKTDVKKELLSTEQVHDRYKDLAKVEHAFRTFKQSHLEIRPVHVRTEASTRGHVFAVMLAYKIERQLSELWKKCECTVPEGIDELGAIRSTIVTLKGSSCQKIPQSKGLAAELLAAAGITLPSIIDAKNVDVVTRKKLAPKRK from the coding sequence ATGTACGTAGATTCCAGCAAGACCACCATTAATGGCAAAACCTACCAGCGCCATCTTTTTCGTGAATCCTATCGTGAAGATGGGAAGGTGAAAAATCGCACGTTGGGCAAGATCTCAAAATGTTCGGAAGGAGAGATTGCCGCCATTAAACTTGCCCTGAAGTACAAAGACAATTTGGCAGCCCTGTTGCATATTGAGGATGTTGAACTACATGAGGGGCTTCGTGTTGGTGTGGTATATGCACTCAAAACGCTTGCCGAGAGGCTTGGTATCAGCAAGACGCTTGGTAATACCCGCCAGGGAAAGCTTGCATTGTGGCAGATTATGGCTCGATTGATCGGGCAGGGTTCACGCCTCGGTGCGGTCAGGATGGCAGCACGTTATGGCGCCTGTGATGTCCTTGAATTAGAACGCTTTACAGAAGATGACCTCTATGCCAACCTGGCTTGGCTGACGGAGCATCAGGAGCGCATTGAGCAGCAGTTATTCAAGCACAATTCAGCGGGTGCTGGCCCGGAATTGCTGCTCTATGATGTTACCTCATCATATCTTGAAGGGATGGAGAATGTGCTTGCTGCTTTTGGTTACAACCGGGATGGCAAAAAGGGGAAGAAGCAAATCGTTATTGGCTTGTTGTGTACCGCAGATGGCGATCCGGTTGCCGTCCGGGTCTTTGCAGGCAATACCGGCGACAAGTCAACCGTTGCAGAGCAGATTCGCACCATTGCCAACACTTTCGGCATTGAAGAGGTAACGATGGTTGGCGACAAGGGTATGATCAAAACGCCGCAGGCCAAAGAGTTGACCGATGCGGGATTTCATTACATCACCTCACTCTCGAAACCCGAAATCAGAACCCTGCTGAAGGCAGAGGTACTGCAAATGGATTTTTTCGATTCAGAGCTGTATGAGGTTGAAAATAAAACCGATGGCGTTCGATATGTGCTGAGAAGAAATCCGGTTCGCGAGGCCGAGATGGCAAAGAATCGCCAGGAACGGGTGAAAAAAATCCAGCGTTATGTGGACGAGAAAAACAGCTATCTCGCTGGTTCCCTCAAGCGCGACAAGGATGTTGCAGAACGCTCTCTTCAGAAAAAGATCAGCCAGTACAAGCTCAATGATGTGCTGGAACTGACCCATCAGGAGAGGGTGTTCACGGTAACGGTCAATGAAGAAATCCTGAAAGGAGTCGCTCTGCTGGACGGCTGTTATGTGATCAAAACCGATGTCAAGAAAGAGCTGCTTTCGACTGAACAAGTCCATGATCGGTACAAAGATCTGGCCAAAGTGGAGCATGCATTTCGGACGTTCAAGCAAAGTCATCTTGAAATCAGACCGGTTCATGTGCGAACCGAAGCGAGCACTCGTGGCCATGTCTTTGCCGTTATGCTTGCCTATAAAATCGAGAGGCAGTTATCAGAACTCTGGAAAAAATGTGAATGCACGGTACCGGAAGGAATTGATGAACTTGGCGCAATACGCAGCACAATCGTCACCCTCAAAGGATCAAGCTGTCAGAAAATTCCCCAGTCGAAAGGATTGGCTGCTGAGTTACTTGCCGCTGCCGGGATTACCCTTCCTTCGATTATTGATGCCAAAAATGTTGATGTAGTCACAAGGAAAAAACTGGCCCCGAAGCGTAAATAA
- a CDS encoding PAS domain S-box protein — protein MSQDMSQDRERLNLVLSVAREGFWDWNLKTDQLYLSPRYCEVTGYSPIDTLFDTAFMKLIIHPDDHQLFFHALEALHQGREESLTIEYRMISKDGVMHWIECRCRKVEHDEDGTVSHLIGTIVDITDKKKREHDLHKLNHALLASNERMHLIMAATNTSIWEYDVITDTNFWPDKLWRMYGLEPYSCEATHENWLNTIIPEDRERIAQITGEDIRNGVEFNNIWRVRDPDGAIRWLMAKGTPFKDADGKVLRYAGIVLDITDRKVQEEALQESENRFRNLFEKHSSVILVLDPDTSQIVDANQAAATFYGWPLEKLRQMPFRRVTMSSPETVKRNLERFRAAEKEQGSFHHCHRHILADGSIRDVEVFSCAIPYHGKPLIYSIINDITERTQIEHALRDSEKKFRSITEQIAEMVFVTDDKGALTYVSPVVEKIFGYSASEVIRHLFTEYLAEEEVSRALAILANTLRDYFTDQVFEGRFRKKNGSLFYGEVHVRSYRDQDSSGMIGLIRDISERKAYQQELLESRQFLKTIYDDVNYSIFVVDVLPDRSYLFKGINPMHEKLTGIKSEQISGKKPEEILSPHFAELVMRHYDECIREGHPIRYEELLPFKGKETLWETVLNPVRNESGTICRIIGTSIDISERRLAEEERAQLEVQLQQSQKMEMIGRLAGGIAHDFNNMLTVILGHSEMAIELFDPSQQAYADLEAIRQAGARSADLTRQLLAFARKQIVIPKILELNSVIEHMLPMLRRLIGENIALVWIPDCKNSHLKMDPSQIDQILVNLCVNARDAITGNGTITLKTECLALPDIGRNARNSGESPVDYVRLSIRDDGGGIDKDDLHHIFEPFFTTKEQGKGTGLGLSTVYGIVKQNNGTIECQSEPGQGTIFTIQLPRYNLQPQVEQQTQAEQFRHHGHQTILLVEDQPAILKLCKSMLERNGYAVLTAESPAEALRKEANYKGTLDLLLTDVIMPEMNGSELSRQLQALRPELKTLFMSGYTDDVIIHNTLLDSGVNFIQKPFTMKSLITIVDTILNPDECEPSGATTRPLAE, from the coding sequence ATGAGCCAGGATATGAGCCAGGATCGGGAGAGACTGAACCTCGTTTTAAGTGTTGCACGTGAAGGCTTTTGGGACTGGAATCTGAAAACAGACCAGCTTTACCTGAGCCCCAGATATTGCGAGGTTACTGGCTACTCCCCAATCGACACCCTGTTCGACACCGCCTTCATGAAACTGATTATCCACCCCGATGATCATCAGCTTTTTTTTCATGCCCTGGAAGCGCTGCATCAGGGAAGAGAAGAGAGCTTAACGATCGAATACCGGATGATTTCAAAAGATGGCGTTATGCACTGGATTGAATGCCGATGCAGAAAAGTTGAGCATGATGAAGATGGCACGGTTTCGCACCTTATCGGTACGATTGTCGATATCACCGATAAAAAAAAGAGAGAGCACGATCTGCACAAACTCAACCATGCACTTCTGGCAAGCAATGAACGGATGCACCTCATTATGGCTGCAACCAATACCAGCATCTGGGAGTATGATGTCATCACGGATACCAACTTCTGGCCAGATAAGTTATGGCGAATGTACGGCCTTGAGCCCTATAGCTGTGAGGCAACCCATGAAAACTGGCTGAACACCATCATCCCTGAAGACCGGGAAAGGATTGCGCAAATCACCGGGGAAGATATAAGAAATGGCGTCGAATTCAATAACATATGGCGGGTTCGTGATCCTGATGGAGCAATACGCTGGCTTATGGCCAAGGGAACTCCCTTTAAAGATGCTGACGGCAAGGTGTTGCGCTATGCTGGAATCGTTCTTGACATTACTGATCGCAAGGTACAGGAAGAGGCACTGCAGGAAAGCGAAAATCGCTTCCGGAATCTCTTTGAGAAACACTCCTCGGTCATACTGGTTCTTGATCCCGATACAAGCCAGATTGTTGATGCCAATCAGGCGGCTGCGACATTTTATGGGTGGCCGCTTGAAAAACTGAGGCAGATGCCTTTCCGGCGGGTCACAATGAGCTCGCCTGAAACGGTGAAACGTAATCTTGAAAGGTTCAGGGCGGCAGAGAAAGAGCAAGGCTCTTTTCACCATTGTCATCGTCATATTTTAGCCGATGGATCAATCCGCGACGTGGAGGTGTTCAGTTGCGCCATTCCATATCATGGCAAACCCCTGATTTATTCAATCATTAACGATATTACCGAGCGAACGCAGATCGAACATGCCCTGCGTGACAGCGAAAAAAAGTTCCGTTCCATTACAGAACAAATCGCCGAGATGGTTTTTGTTACCGACGATAAAGGAGCCTTAACGTATGTTTCGCCTGTTGTTGAAAAGATATTTGGTTACAGCGCCAGTGAGGTGATCCGGCATCTTTTTACTGAATATCTTGCTGAAGAGGAAGTTTCGAGAGCCTTGGCCATATTAGCCAATACATTGCGGGATTATTTTACCGATCAGGTATTCGAAGGACGGTTCAGAAAAAAAAACGGATCCCTTTTTTACGGGGAAGTTCATGTACGCTCTTACCGGGATCAGGACTCTTCCGGAATGATTGGTTTGATTCGTGATATTTCGGAGCGCAAAGCATATCAACAGGAGTTACTCGAAAGCAGGCAGTTTCTCAAAACGATCTATGACGATGTCAATTACTCTATTTTTGTTGTCGATGTTTTGCCCGACCGTTCTTACCTCTTCAAGGGCATTAACCCGATGCATGAAAAACTGACAGGTATCAAGAGTGAGCAGATCAGCGGGAAAAAACCGGAAGAGATTCTTTCTCCTCATTTTGCCGAATTGGTTATGCGCCACTATGATGAGTGCATTCGAGAGGGTCATCCGATTCGGTATGAAGAGTTGCTGCCCTTCAAAGGTAAAGAGACGTTGTGGGAGACCGTGCTGAACCCTGTCCGCAATGAGAGCGGCACGATCTGTAGAATTATTGGTACCAGCATTGATATTTCGGAACGTCGCCTGGCCGAAGAGGAGAGAGCACAACTTGAAGTTCAGCTTCAGCAGTCCCAAAAAATGGAGATGATAGGACGGCTTGCCGGAGGGATTGCCCATGATTTCAACAATATGCTTACGGTGATTCTCGGTCACTCTGAAATGGCCATTGAACTGTTTGACCCCTCCCAGCAAGCCTATGCTGATCTTGAGGCCATCCGACAGGCGGGAGCCCGTTCTGCCGATCTGACCCGTCAACTCCTCGCCTTTGCACGCAAGCAAATCGTCATTCCAAAAATTCTTGAGCTGAACAGTGTCATTGAGCATATGCTGCCCATGCTGCGGCGCCTTATCGGGGAAAATATTGCGCTTGTATGGATTCCGGACTGTAAAAACTCCCATTTGAAGATGGATCCGTCACAGATCGACCAGATTCTTGTCAATCTCTGTGTCAACGCTCGTGACGCCATAACTGGTAACGGTACCATAACACTGAAAACCGAGTGCCTCGCTCTTCCCGATATCGGAAGGAATGCCCGAAATTCCGGGGAGTCGCCTGTTGACTATGTGAGGCTCTCCATACGTGATGACGGTGGAGGTATTGACAAAGACGATCTTCATCACATTTTTGAGCCCTTTTTCACCACCAAAGAGCAGGGAAAAGGTACCGGTCTTGGTCTGTCAACGGTCTACGGGATTGTCAAACAAAACAATGGCACGATTGAATGCCAGAGCGAACCGGGACAAGGAACCATCTTCACCATTCAATTGCCCCGCTACAACCTTCAGCCGCAGGTGGAGCAGCAGACACAAGCGGAGCAATTCAGGCATCATGGCCATCAAACCATTCTGCTTGTAGAAGATCAACCGGCTATTCTCAAGCTCTGCAAATCCATGCTTGAACGTAACGGCTATGCTGTACTTACAGCGGAGTCACCTGCAGAAGCGCTTCGGAAGGAGGCAAACTATAAGGGAACTCTTGACTTGTTGCTGACGGACGTAATCATGCCGGAAATGAATGGCTCCGAACTCTCCAGACAGCTTCAGGCTCTTCGTCCTGAACTCAAAACGCTCTTTATGTCAGGCTACACGGACGACGTCATTATCCACAACACGCTTCTTGACAGTGGCGTCAATTTTATCCAGAAACCCTTTACCATGAAATCGCTGATTACCATCGTCGATACCATCCTCAATCCCGACGAATGCGAGCCTTCGGGGGCTACTACCAGGCCGCTTGCTGAGTGA